In Shewanella sp. VB17, a single genomic region encodes these proteins:
- a CDS encoding porin: MKKTLLASALAAVIFVPTVSAIEIYKDDKNTVAIGGWMDARIINTQGETNVMNGSSRINFAFNRDMGNDWQTFTKFEWAVNPFGTSEIVYGSDSKISYENDEFFTNRLGYVGLSHDKYGSLAIGKQWSLWYLDVVGATNLVNTWDGNASGTYTYNKGDGSVNGTGRGDNTVQYRNSIGDFGFGLQVQLKHDEATLGADGGLDGTNNGPFEGLRINADSIERIEFNQTIGGSVTYAATDKLTLAAGFNLGEFEATQRSGEEISETDSIYGLSMTWGGFEQPGFYASVNINQNEFHDTDNIGRIMPDAVGLESLFTYKFDNGLKPIFGYNYLEAGDDYEARYNDGKFKRQFILVGLHYVWDDQTMLYLEGRKDMSDFNELNDTPDEDDGVAIGIRYYL; this comes from the coding sequence ATGAAAAAAACACTATTAGCATCGGCTTTAGCAGCGGTTATATTTGTCCCGACAGTTTCGGCTATCGAGATCTATAAAGACGACAAAAACACTGTTGCGATTGGCGGTTGGATGGATGCGCGCATCATTAACACCCAAGGTGAAACCAACGTCATGAACGGTTCATCACGCATTAACTTTGCGTTTAACCGCGATATGGGTAATGACTGGCAAACATTCACTAAGTTTGAATGGGCAGTAAATCCATTTGGCACGAGTGAAATCGTATACGGCAGTGACAGTAAAATTTCGTATGAAAACGATGAATTTTTTACTAATCGCCTTGGTTATGTTGGGCTTTCTCATGATAAATACGGCTCATTGGCGATTGGTAAGCAATGGAGCTTATGGTATCTTGACGTCGTAGGTGCAACTAACTTAGTTAACACGTGGGATGGTAATGCGTCTGGTACTTACACCTACAATAAAGGTGATGGCTCTGTGAACGGTACAGGTCGTGGTGATAACACGGTACAGTATCGTAATAGCATTGGCGATTTTGGCTTCGGGCTACAAGTGCAGTTAAAGCATGACGAAGCGACATTGGGAGCAGATGGGGGTCTTGATGGCACTAATAATGGTCCTTTTGAAGGATTGCGTATTAATGCTGACAGTATAGAGCGCATAGAATTCAATCAAACGATTGGTGGCTCTGTAACCTACGCAGCAACAGATAAATTAACCTTAGCCGCTGGTTTTAACCTTGGTGAGTTCGAGGCGACACAACGTTCTGGTGAAGAAATTTCAGAAACCGATTCTATTTATGGCCTTAGTATGACATGGGGCGGGTTCGAGCAACCAGGTTTTTACGCTTCTGTCAATATTAACCAAAATGAGTTCCATGACACCGATAACATAGGCCGTATCATGCCTGATGCCGTTGGTCTTGAATCATTGTTCACTTATAAATTTGATAATGGTCTTAAGCCTATCTTTGGTTATAACTACCTAGAAGCGGGTGATGATTATGAAGCTCGTTATAATGACGGTAAATTTAAGCGTCAGTTTATTCTAGTGGGTCTTCACTATGTCTGGGATGATCAGACTATGCTTTACCTCGAAGGACGTAAAGACATGAGTGATTTTAATGAACTTAACGATACACCAGATGAAGATGATGGCGTTGCTATCGGTATAAGATACTACTTGTAA
- the ndk gene encoding nucleoside-diphosphate kinase translates to MAIERTFSIIKPDAVAKNNIGAIYNRFETAGLKIIASKMVHLSQEQAEGFYAEHSERPFFGALVAFMTSGPIVVQALEGENAVLAHRDILGATNPADAAPGTIRADFAQSIDENAAHGSDSVTSAEREIAYFFSTEELCPRTR, encoded by the coding sequence ATGGCTATCGAACGTACTTTTTCTATCATTAAGCCTGATGCTGTTGCTAAAAACAACATCGGTGCTATCTATAACCGTTTTGAAACTGCTGGCCTGAAAATCATTGCATCTAAAATGGTTCACTTGAGCCAAGAGCAAGCTGAAGGTTTTTATGCTGAGCATAGCGAACGTCCTTTTTTCGGTGCACTTGTTGCGTTTATGACATCTGGCCCTATTGTGGTTCAGGCACTTGAAGGCGAAAATGCTGTTCTAGCTCACCGTGATATTTTAGGTGCGACTAACCCAGCTGACGCAGCACCTGGTACCATTCGTGCTGATTTCGCACAAAGCATTGATGAAAACGCTGCACATGGCTCAGACTCTGTGACTTCAGCTGAACGTGAGATTGCTTATTTTTTCAGTACTGAAGAGCTTTGCCCACGTACTCGTTAA